A genomic region of Candidatus Cybelea sp. contains the following coding sequences:
- a CDS encoding M50 family metallopeptidase, protein MILIAAVSLIGFEKVVTFLLMLSVLIVLHEFGHFVMARRNGVRVNEFAVGFGPRLAGWTSPRSGTLYSLRAFPIGGFCAMEGEDGRVSEAEQQRNFRSSARGGEANFQAKSPWVRLVIILAGPFANFVLCYVILLVGALAFGVTSDKPNQAVQPIVGQVNAGSPAEIAGIRAGDRIVAIGDVPVTSGKELVDTIHASLGKRLDLVYQRNGARTEVYVQPKPCPAQVVGRGKGCIGFSPVPELQRVGLAEAVRASGEEFAGIADQTVESIVLLVTQFSKYAPQISGPIGMGQVAITVQDWGWGPYFTLAATISFALGLFNLLPIPALDGGRAAFIIAELIRGRPVDPEKEAMVHLAGFAALMALIMLVAFHDIARIVSGQGVM, encoded by the coding sequence TTGATTCTCATCGCCGCCGTCAGCCTGATCGGATTCGAGAAGGTCGTTACCTTCCTGCTGATGCTTTCCGTTCTCATCGTGCTGCACGAGTTCGGCCACTTCGTGATGGCCCGGCGCAACGGCGTGCGGGTCAATGAGTTTGCCGTGGGTTTCGGCCCGCGGCTGGCCGGCTGGACGAGCCCGCGTAGCGGAACCCTCTATTCACTGCGCGCCTTTCCCATCGGCGGCTTCTGCGCGATGGAAGGCGAGGACGGGCGCGTCTCGGAGGCCGAGCAGCAGCGCAACTTCCGCAGCAGCGCGCGGGGCGGCGAAGCGAACTTCCAGGCGAAATCGCCCTGGGTACGGCTCGTGATTATTCTCGCGGGCCCATTTGCCAATTTCGTGCTCTGCTACGTCATCTTGCTCGTCGGCGCGCTGGCCTTCGGCGTTACATCGGATAAGCCGAATCAGGCCGTTCAGCCGATCGTCGGCCAGGTAAACGCGGGATCGCCCGCCGAGATCGCGGGGATCCGCGCCGGGGACCGCATCGTTGCAATCGGCGACGTTCCGGTGACCAGCGGCAAAGAGCTGGTCGACACGATTCATGCATCGCTGGGCAAGCGGCTCGATCTCGTCTATCAGCGCAACGGTGCTCGTACGGAGGTCTACGTCCAGCCGAAGCCCTGTCCCGCGCAAGTCGTCGGCCGCGGCAAAGGCTGCATTGGGTTTTCGCCGGTGCCCGAACTTCAGCGCGTCGGACTTGCCGAGGCCGTCCGTGCCAGTGGAGAAGAGTTCGCCGGCATCGCCGATCAGACGGTCGAAAGCATCGTGTTGCTCGTCACGCAGTTCTCAAAATACGCGCCGCAGATCTCCGGACCGATCGGCATGGGGCAGGTCGCCATCACCGTTCAGGATTGGGGTTGGGGCCCGTACTTCACGCTCGCGGCGACGATCTCGTTTGCCCTGGGGCTCTTTAATCTGCTTCCGATTCCGGCGCTCGACGGCGGCCGCGCGGCGTTCATCATCGCCGAACTGATTCGCGGGCGTCCGGTGGACCCGGAGAAGGAGGCGATGGTTCACCTGGCAGGGTTTGCGGCGCTGATGGCGCTGATCATGCTCGTGGCCTTTCACGATATCGCCCGAATCGTCTCCGGACAGGGAGTGATGTAA
- the ispG gene encoding flavodoxin-dependent (E)-4-hydroxy-3-methylbut-2-enyl-diphosphate synthase: MLRVRRKSNPIFLQNKTGKADAKSVWIGGDHPVAVQSMTTTDTADADKTLEQIYGLAMEGCEIVRVTVKDPPDAAGLPAIVHRSPVPIVADIHFDHKMALAAIEAGVAKLRLNPGNIRDPKKVVEVVTAAKARGIPIRVGVNMGSLAPDLEKSLGHTAEAMVLSALRHVEILEDHGHTEIAISLKAHDVATTVAAYRMMDARLRERGTPYALHLGITEAGLLRDGTIKSSIGLGILLWEGIGDTIRVSLADDPIEEVPVCWGILKSLGLREKGFEITACPSCGRAEISVLELGRAVEAIAKSYSAPVKVAVMGCVVNGPGESKMADVGVAGGKGKGAIYRAGELVGTYPESELLGMLRLEIEKVIAEKYPAYAGEIGEARGAAV; the protein is encoded by the coding sequence ATGCTGCGCGTGAGACGTAAGAGCAACCCGATCTTTCTGCAGAACAAGACCGGCAAAGCCGACGCGAAGAGCGTCTGGATCGGCGGCGACCATCCCGTCGCCGTGCAATCGATGACGACGACCGATACCGCCGACGCCGACAAAACGCTCGAGCAGATCTATGGGCTCGCGATGGAGGGCTGCGAGATCGTGCGGGTGACCGTCAAGGATCCGCCCGATGCCGCCGGCTTGCCGGCAATCGTCCACCGTTCTCCGGTGCCGATCGTCGCCGATATCCACTTCGATCACAAGATGGCGCTCGCAGCAATCGAGGCGGGCGTAGCAAAGCTTCGTCTGAATCCGGGCAACATCCGTGATCCCAAGAAGGTCGTCGAGGTCGTTACCGCAGCGAAAGCCAGAGGCATTCCGATCCGCGTGGGCGTCAACATGGGATCGCTCGCACCGGACCTCGAGAAATCGCTGGGACACACGGCCGAGGCGATGGTTCTATCGGCGCTGCGCCATGTCGAGATCCTCGAGGACCATGGGCACACCGAGATCGCGATTTCGCTCAAGGCGCACGACGTAGCGACGACCGTCGCGGCTTACCGTATGATGGACGCGCGTCTGCGTGAACGTGGAACGCCCTACGCGCTGCACCTCGGCATCACCGAGGCCGGACTGTTGCGCGACGGCACGATCAAATCGTCGATCGGCCTCGGCATTCTGCTCTGGGAGGGGATCGGCGATACGATCCGCGTCTCGCTGGCCGACGATCCGATCGAAGAAGTGCCGGTCTGCTGGGGCATCCTCAAGTCGCTCGGCCTGCGGGAGAAGGGCTTCGAGATTACGGCCTGTCCGTCGTGCGGGCGCGCAGAGATCTCGGTGCTCGAGCTGGGGCGCGCCGTCGAGGCGATCGCGAAATCGTACAGTGCACCGGTGAAAGTGGCCGTCATGGGCTGCGTCGTCAACGGGCCGGGTGAGTCAAAGATGGCCGACGTCGGCGTCGCCGGCGGAAAAGGCAAAGGCGCGATCTACCGTGCCGGCGAGCTGGTCGGTACGTACCCAGAGAGCGAACTGCTCGGCATGCTGCGTCTCGAAATCGAAAAGGTCATCGCCGAGAAATATCCCGCCTACGCCGGAGAGATCGGCGAGGCGCGGGGAGCGGCCGTGTGA
- a CDS encoding copper amine oxidase N-terminal domain-containing protein, whose product MIHRASELYAGLRWQSLVIVALCALAISCVLAFSTPIAMFVDGERVDSDVAPVTTASEHAFVPLRSIADALGAETVVDKPGVITVTLGDQSLRLRVGDMHAKLNGMPLTLKRAPFRVRGRVLVPIDAIASALHVHATYDPRTARIEVRTPGIGQVP is encoded by the coding sequence GTGATACACCGCGCGAGCGAGCTGTATGCGGGTCTGCGCTGGCAGAGTCTCGTCATCGTTGCGCTCTGCGCGCTGGCAATCTCGTGCGTGCTCGCCTTTTCGACGCCGATCGCGATGTTCGTCGACGGGGAGCGTGTCGATAGCGACGTCGCGCCGGTCACGACGGCCAGCGAGCACGCCTTCGTGCCGCTGCGCTCGATCGCCGACGCGCTCGGCGCCGAGACGGTGGTCGACAAGCCGGGTGTGATTACCGTTACGCTCGGCGACCAGAGCCTGCGCCTGCGGGTCGGCGATATGCACGCGAAACTCAACGGCATGCCGCTCACCCTCAAACGCGCCCCTTTTCGCGTCCGCGGGCGCGTGCTGGTCCCGATCGATGCGATCGCGAGCGCGCTCCACGTTCATGCGACCTACGATCCTCGAACGGCGCGGATAGAAGTGCGCACCCCGGGCATCGGCCAAGTTCCTTAG
- a CDS encoding amino acid permease, translated as MSFFSALFATTDVEKLRELGTRKILRRALTAKDLISIGLGTMIGGGIFTTIGTGVKGAGPAVIVSYLLAGLTSFFAALCYAELGAMVPVAGSAYTYAYATMGKLFAWIIGFALIFEYGISAAPVAQQFSAAIQDVAKSAGLSLPAWAQQSNLIVHGAWWLPTNWDVFHSQFDVVAAIFVLCLSALLSVGIRESATINNIFVVLKISALVVFVIAGFFLFHAANLHNFNPIGWGSLRPFGGMADYSSSAQPYGIIAIGAYVFFSYIGFDTATTTAEECKNPQFDIPVGVIGALAIGTLVYCATAVVLVGAVPWNQVPIKNPLVYALAPLHIPVLSWVITIGVLAGTTSVALASLLGQSRIFYVMARDRMLPPIVAAVHPRFKTPLVTTVITGVAVAFLALIVPLNNLLNLVNIGTLIAFSVVCGGVLYLRHRKPDLPRSFRVPFVPLFPILGIVFSLFLAVFGLSRATWTWFVLALVVGLVFFFSYGFRKSNPADVVPVEEPAGISEYA; from the coding sequence ATGTCGTTTTTCTCGGCGCTCTTCGCTACGACCGACGTTGAAAAGCTGCGGGAGCTGGGCACGCGTAAAATCCTACGCCGCGCCCTGACGGCCAAAGACCTGATCTCGATCGGGCTTGGAACGATGATCGGCGGCGGCATCTTCACGACGATTGGAACCGGTGTGAAAGGGGCGGGCCCCGCGGTCATCGTCTCATACCTGCTGGCGGGCCTAACCTCGTTCTTCGCCGCCCTCTGCTACGCCGAACTCGGCGCGATGGTGCCGGTTGCTGGCAGCGCGTACACCTACGCGTACGCGACGATGGGCAAGCTCTTCGCTTGGATCATCGGCTTTGCCCTGATCTTCGAATACGGCATCAGCGCCGCTCCGGTCGCGCAGCAGTTCTCCGCCGCAATTCAAGACGTTGCCAAGAGCGCCGGGCTCTCGCTGCCGGCCTGGGCGCAGCAGTCGAACTTGATCGTCCATGGGGCGTGGTGGCTGCCGACGAATTGGGACGTCTTCCACTCGCAGTTCGACGTGGTCGCGGCGATCTTCGTGCTCTGTCTGTCGGCGTTGCTTTCGGTGGGCATTCGCGAATCGGCGACGATCAACAACATCTTCGTCGTTCTAAAGATCTCAGCCCTGGTCGTCTTCGTCATCGCCGGATTCTTTCTATTTCACGCCGCGAACCTGCACAACTTCAACCCAATTGGATGGGGAAGCCTGAGGCCTTTCGGAGGAATGGCCGATTACTCGTCCTCGGCCCAGCCCTATGGGATCATCGCGATCGGCGCCTACGTCTTTTTTAGCTACATCGGCTTCGATACGGCGACGACGACCGCCGAAGAATGCAAGAACCCGCAGTTCGACATTCCCGTCGGCGTCATCGGCGCGCTCGCGATCGGCACGCTGGTCTACTGCGCGACGGCGGTCGTCCTCGTAGGGGCAGTGCCGTGGAACCAGGTTCCGATCAAAAATCCGCTCGTCTATGCGCTTGCGCCGCTGCATATTCCGGTGCTGAGCTGGGTGATCACGATCGGTGTTCTCGCCGGTACGACGAGCGTCGCGCTGGCCTCGCTGCTCGGACAGTCACGGATTTTTTACGTAATGGCGCGCGACCGGATGCTGCCGCCGATCGTTGCGGCGGTTCACCCGCGTTTCAAGACACCGCTGGTAACGACGGTCATCACCGGCGTGGCGGTCGCATTTCTGGCGCTCATCGTGCCGCTGAACAACCTGCTCAACCTCGTCAACATCGGCACGCTGATTGCGTTTTCTGTCGTGTGCGGCGGCGTGCTCTATCTGCGCCACCGGAAGCCCGATCTTCCGCGAAGCTTTCGGGTACCGTTCGTCCCGCTCTTCCCGATCCTCGGCATCGTCTTCTCGCTCTTCTTAGCCGTCTTCGGGCTCTCGCGCGCGACCTGGACGTGGTTCGTCCTCGCGCTCGTCGTCGGCCTGGTCTTCTTCTTCTCGTACGGCTTCCGCAAATCGAATCCGGCCGACGTCGTGCCCGTCGAAGAGCCCGCCGGCATCAGCGAATACGCGTGA
- a CDS encoding cob(I)yrinic acid a,c-diamide adenosyltransferase: MPKLTRIYTRTGDGGSTGLVGGQRVSKRAPRIETYGTIDELSSAIGVARAALRPLTKSLERAVALDAWLAWSQDVLFNLGSELATLPGDLRDSMPRVGPEDSAALEHAIDRAQRDLAPLANFISPGGAPAGAQLHVARTICRRAERLVVALLEEGEGISSDSLRYLNRLSDALFVWARWINDALGEPEHIWNPASRPPEA; the protein is encoded by the coding sequence ATGCCGAAGCTCACCCGAATCTACACGCGTACCGGAGACGGCGGCTCGACGGGCCTGGTCGGGGGCCAGCGGGTCAGCAAGCGCGCTCCCCGCATCGAGACCTACGGCACCATCGACGAACTCTCCAGCGCGATCGGCGTCGCGCGCGCGGCCTTGCGCCCGCTGACAAAAAGCCTCGAGCGGGCGGTCGCGCTCGACGCTTGGCTCGCGTGGAGCCAAGACGTGCTTTTCAATTTAGGCTCCGAGCTCGCCACGCTTCCCGGGGATCTGCGCGATTCGATGCCTCGGGTCGGGCCGGAGGATTCGGCGGCGCTCGAGCACGCGATCGATCGAGCCCAGCGCGACCTTGCGCCGCTCGCAAACTTTATCTCACCCGGCGGTGCGCCGGCGGGCGCGCAGCTTCACGTCGCACGCACGATCTGTCGGCGCGCCGAGCGGCTCGTCGTCGCGCTGCTCGAGGAAGGCGAAGGTATTTCGTCCGACTCGCTGCGTTATCTCAACCGGCTCTCCGACGCGCTCTTTGTCTGGGCGCGCTGGATCAACGACGCGCTTGGCGAGCCCGAACATATCTGGAATCCGGCAAGCCGGCCGCCGGAGGCCTGA
- the proS gene encoding proline--tRNA ligase has product MSEALAAGAVKEIPPKSADLSAWYTAVCLRAQLVSYSPVRGCVVLRPYGFGLWENLQRELDARFKATGHENAYFPLLIPESLLVKEAEHVEGFAPEVAWVTQGGSETLTERLAIRPTSEAMIGTMYSQWIESYRDLPILINQWANVVRWEKATRPFLRTMEFLWQEGHTAHADAREAREETLRILDLYRDFAENVAAVPVYAGAKSASERFPGAVETFSIEALMPDGKALQSGTSHDLGQNFGKAYDIKFVDADQAIKFAYTTSWGVSWRMIGALIMVHGDDRGLRIPPKMAPIEAVLVPIVRSSDDRAIAVCNALAQTLAAAGLRVRVDARDAQPGWKYSEWDLRGVPIRIEIGPRDVDAQTAVLARRDRERGDPDQRRSVALGEIVPVVRALLGDIQDSLYRQAKDFLTSHTFATKDRSEFLELCSTKAGMVDIAWCQRAECEAEVKRATTATTRVLHALDPGDTICIACGEPAKVRAYFAQSY; this is encoded by the coding sequence ATGTCCGAAGCGCTCGCTGCCGGCGCCGTTAAGGAGATTCCTCCGAAAAGCGCCGATCTTTCAGCCTGGTACACGGCCGTGTGTCTGCGGGCGCAGTTGGTTTCCTATTCACCCGTGCGCGGCTGCGTCGTGCTGCGACCCTACGGGTTCGGCCTCTGGGAGAACCTCCAACGGGAACTCGACGCGCGCTTCAAGGCGACCGGGCACGAGAATGCTTATTTCCCGCTGCTGATTCCCGAGAGCCTGCTCGTGAAGGAGGCCGAGCACGTCGAGGGCTTCGCCCCGGAGGTGGCGTGGGTCACGCAGGGCGGCAGCGAAACGTTGACCGAGCGTCTTGCGATCCGTCCAACCTCGGAAGCGATGATCGGCACGATGTACTCGCAGTGGATCGAATCGTACCGGGACCTGCCGATTCTCATCAATCAGTGGGCGAACGTCGTTCGTTGGGAAAAGGCCACGCGTCCGTTTCTGCGCACGATGGAGTTTCTCTGGCAAGAGGGGCACACGGCGCACGCCGACGCGCGGGAAGCGCGTGAGGAGACGCTGCGCATTCTCGATCTCTACCGAGACTTTGCCGAGAACGTCGCCGCGGTGCCGGTCTATGCCGGCGCAAAGAGTGCGAGCGAACGCTTTCCGGGGGCGGTCGAGACCTTTTCGATCGAGGCCCTGATGCCCGACGGCAAGGCACTGCAGTCGGGTACCTCCCACGACCTGGGACAGAACTTCGGCAAGGCCTACGACATAAAATTCGTCGACGCCGATCAGGCGATCAAGTTTGCGTACACGACGTCTTGGGGCGTTTCGTGGCGTATGATCGGCGCTTTGATCATGGTGCACGGAGACGACCGCGGGCTGCGTATACCGCCGAAGATGGCGCCGATCGAGGCGGTGCTCGTGCCGATCGTTCGTTCCTCGGACGACCGCGCGATCGCGGTCTGCAACGCGCTCGCCCAGACGCTCGCCGCGGCGGGGCTGCGGGTGCGCGTCGATGCGCGCGACGCTCAGCCCGGCTGGAAATACAGTGAGTGGGATCTGCGCGGGGTGCCCATCCGAATCGAGATCGGTCCGCGCGACGTCGACGCGCAGACGGCCGTGCTGGCGCGCCGCGATCGCGAGAGGGGCGATCCGGATCAGCGGCGCAGCGTGGCGTTGGGCGAGATCGTTCCCGTCGTGCGCGCGCTGCTCGGCGACATCCAAGACTCGCTCTACCGGCAAGCCAAAGACTTTCTCACCTCGCACACGTTTGCGACGAAGGATCGCTCCGAGTTTCTCGAGCTGTGCTCGACGAAGGCCGGCATGGTCGACATTGCGTGGTGCCAACGAGCGGAGTGCGAAGCCGAGGTAAAGCGCGCGACGACCGCGACCACGCGCGTTTTGCACGCCCTCGATCCGGGCGACACGATTTGCATCGCCTGCGGCGAACCGGCGAAGGTCAGAGCCTATTTTGCGCAGTCTTACTGA
- a CDS encoding pitrilysin family protein — MYKKTTLPNGIRVLTETMAGFRSATVGIWADVGSASEPHQRRGISHLVEHMLFKGTPRRSARQIAETMDGVGGNLNAFTDKETTCYYAKVIDRHLPLALDVLADMFLHSTFDPAELDKEQKVILEEIKMYEDAPDELIHDIFLQTMWSGSNLGEPTIGFAETVVAITPDDLRAHMRAHYAPNSVIVAAAGNVEHERFVELVDQEFKEFAGTSIASTPEEPATTPGRHVREKDSEQAYVVLGTRGVTIRDERRYALSVLDTVLGGGMSSRLFQEIREKRGLVYSVYSFQAAYRGAGLFGIYAGTSPGNVQSCVDLVVAEFDRVKAEPIGPDEFVLAQEHVKGNLTLSLESTSSRMIRLGRNELALGRYVSTEEVERRIDAVTPQEVAELAREILTDENFGLAIVGPVDELEINFRVDAA; from the coding sequence ATGTATAAGAAGACAACGCTCCCTAACGGCATACGTGTTCTCACGGAGACGATGGCGGGCTTTCGGTCGGCGACGGTCGGAATCTGGGCCGACGTCGGATCGGCCTCCGAACCGCACCAGCGCCGCGGCATCTCCCACCTCGTCGAACACATGCTTTTTAAAGGAACGCCCCGTCGAAGCGCCCGCCAGATCGCCGAGACCATGGACGGCGTCGGCGGCAACCTCAACGCCTTCACCGATAAAGAGACGACCTGCTACTACGCAAAGGTCATCGATCGCCACCTTCCGCTGGCGCTGGACGTTTTGGCCGACATGTTTTTGCACTCGACGTTCGACCCCGCGGAGCTCGATAAAGAGCAGAAGGTCATCCTCGAAGAGATCAAGATGTACGAGGACGCACCGGACGAGCTGATTCACGACATTTTTCTGCAGACGATGTGGAGCGGTTCGAATCTGGGCGAGCCGACGATCGGCTTCGCCGAGACGGTCGTCGCAATAACTCCCGACGACCTGCGCGCGCACATGCGGGCGCACTACGCGCCGAACTCGGTTATCGTGGCGGCGGCGGGAAACGTCGAGCACGAGCGTTTCGTGGAGCTCGTCGACCAGGAGTTCAAAGAGTTTGCAGGCACCAGCATCGCCTCTACGCCCGAAGAGCCCGCTACGACACCCGGCCGCCACGTTCGCGAAAAAGACAGCGAACAGGCTTACGTCGTCTTGGGGACGCGCGGGGTCACGATCCGCGACGAGCGGCGGTACGCGCTCTCGGTGCTGGACACGGTGCTCGGCGGGGGCATGTCGAGCCGGCTCTTCCAAGAGATTCGTGAGAAACGCGGCTTGGTCTACAGCGTTTATTCGTTCCAGGCCGCCTACCGCGGCGCCGGGTTATTCGGGATCTACGCCGGCACGTCGCCCGGCAACGTCCAGTCGTGCGTGGATCTGGTCGTCGCCGAGTTCGATCGCGTCAAGGCCGAGCCGATCGGCCCCGACGAGTTTGTGCTCGCGCAGGAGCACGTCAAAGGGAATTTGACGCTGTCGCTGGAGTCGACTTCGAGCCGAATGATTCGCCTCGGCCGAAACGAGCTCGCACTCGGGCGATACGTGAGCACCGAAGAGGTCGAACGGCGAATCGACGCGGTCACTCCGCAAGAGGTTGCCGAGCTCGCGCGCGAGATCCTTACGGACGAGAACTTTGGGCTCGCGATCGTCGGGCCGGTCGACGAGCTCGAGATCAACTTCCGCGTCGACGCGGCGTAA
- a CDS encoding DUF2837 family protein codes for MQHAVALVPQLWSGKLVGAMVITFIVQGVTIGAYSARLAGVQTKRIATSISLFNLLVTTGRLANLFMGFFVGPLSDEAGNAVGRLQAHPTAAAAWEQVFTTQLRWIVLAGTVGMAAFAMLLPMFTYLFRRGVHSFEARGSVPHSLARLASPRVLREVVRSERLPTLAQVRTFDWRVLPKRLLIFNTIVMCVYSVGVQASFLASVLDVNVARTAITLSGIVNGIGTIAFTLFVDPTSAMITDQAIHGKRTVQEVRSMVFYLTLTAIVGSLLSQAILYPAAVIIEVVSRFAAHVHI; via the coding sequence GTGCAGCACGCAGTAGCACTCGTCCCGCAGCTATGGTCCGGGAAGCTCGTTGGGGCGATGGTGATTACGTTCATCGTCCAGGGCGTAACGATCGGTGCGTACTCAGCGAGGCTCGCCGGCGTTCAGACCAAGCGCATCGCGACCTCGATCTCGCTCTTCAATCTGCTCGTCACGACCGGCCGGCTCGCAAACTTGTTCATGGGCTTCTTCGTCGGGCCCCTCTCCGATGAAGCCGGCAACGCCGTTGGACGGCTGCAGGCGCATCCCACCGCTGCCGCCGCCTGGGAGCAGGTCTTCACCACTCAGCTGCGCTGGATCGTGCTGGCCGGCACCGTCGGCATGGCCGCCTTCGCGATGCTTTTGCCGATGTTCACCTACCTATTTCGCCGCGGCGTGCACTCGTTCGAAGCGCGCGGCTCGGTACCGCACTCGCTGGCGCGCTTGGCCTCGCCGCGAGTTCTGCGCGAGGTGGTGCGTTCCGAACGCCTGCCGACCCTTGCGCAGGTGCGAACCTTCGACTGGCGAGTTCTCCCCAAACGCCTGTTGATCTTCAACACGATCGTGATGTGCGTCTATTCGGTCGGCGTCCAGGCCTCGTTCTTGGCCTCGGTGCTCGACGTGAACGTCGCCCGAACGGCGATCACCCTCTCGGGAATCGTCAACGGAATTGGAACGATCGCCTTTACGCTCTTCGTCGACCCGACGTCGGCGATGATCACCGACCAGGCGATCCACGGGAAGCGAACCGTCCAGGAGGTTCGCTCGATGGTGTTCTATTTGACGCTGACGGCCATCGTCGGCTCGCTGCTTTCGCAGGCGATCCTGTATCCGGCCGCAGTCATTATCGAGGTGGTCTCCCGATTTGCAGCACATGTTCATATATAG
- a CDS encoding glycosyltransferase family 39 protein — protein sequence MKRAYWYGSLAVLLLLALALRLHGIGNPILDHPGWRQGDTAGIARNFALYQFNIMYPQTTYNGPPPNYVELELQIVPFLAASLYKLFGVHEIFGRLITLGFSLATVAIVTLLGRWLFGSAIAGLAAGFFYAVFPGSVYYGRTFTPDCAMVFFLTAALYAAARTLLDRDKLEWGDVLWTTALLALAYLAKPVAMLGIAPLIALVWQRVHAGKKTPVIQTAILFVLPLLVFWLYDRRVASYAEWHWASGITKLHVLPALKAALTGLSAFAGKLTNFRIVLGMLRDTMLGGVAFLLSIAAFAALPWVRARSRAFLWAWLGGGLLYVFVVVTVERVDYYMYPLLPLCALSIGGLFGRVVELVRGVDAAPTVRYALLALVALVGAVALGGRTSVAAYYDYNAAAYRNALALNEALPRDALVVIGHYGPDVQYYLNRFGWEEDPIVWTPFDEESAIRKGARYFVSIEDRRLRRNLELCAWLARFPVVEYGGWRVYQTSPDRLVPNAEAFWRAFRTAERAGHGRAFLTAHNVCTIPST from the coding sequence TTGAAGCGCGCGTACTGGTACGGCAGCCTGGCGGTACTCTTGCTGCTGGCGCTGGCGTTGCGGCTGCACGGCATCGGCAACCCGATCCTCGACCACCCGGGCTGGCGCCAGGGCGATACCGCGGGGATCGCGCGCAACTTCGCCCTTTACCAATTCAACATCATGTATCCGCAGACGACGTATAACGGGCCGCCGCCGAACTACGTCGAGCTCGAACTGCAAATCGTCCCGTTCTTGGCGGCCTCGCTCTACAAGCTCTTCGGAGTTCACGAAATCTTCGGGCGGCTCATTACCCTGGGATTCAGCCTCGCTACGGTCGCGATCGTGACGCTCCTGGGCCGCTGGCTCTTTGGCAGCGCGATTGCCGGGCTCGCGGCCGGCTTCTTTTATGCGGTCTTCCCGGGCAGCGTCTACTACGGCCGCACCTTTACTCCCGACTGCGCGATGGTGTTTTTCCTGACCGCCGCTTTGTATGCGGCTGCGCGCACGCTTTTGGACCGCGACAAGCTCGAATGGGGCGATGTCCTGTGGACGACCGCGCTGCTCGCGCTCGCGTATTTAGCCAAGCCGGTTGCGATGCTGGGGATCGCGCCCCTCATCGCCCTGGTATGGCAGCGCGTCCACGCCGGCAAGAAAACGCCGGTGATCCAGACCGCAATTCTGTTCGTTCTTCCCCTTCTCGTCTTCTGGCTGTACGACCGGCGCGTTGCCTCCTATGCGGAGTGGCACTGGGCAAGCGGCATAACCAAGCTTCACGTTCTCCCCGCCTTGAAGGCGGCGCTGACCGGCCTCTCCGCGTTCGCTGGGAAGCTTACGAACTTTCGGATCGTGTTGGGAATGCTTCGCGATACGATGCTCGGAGGCGTCGCGTTCCTGCTCTCAATCGCCGCCTTCGCCGCGCTCCCCTGGGTTCGGGCACGCAGCAGAGCATTTCTCTGGGCTTGGCTCGGGGGAGGCCTGCTCTACGTTTTCGTCGTGGTTACGGTCGAGCGCGTCGACTACTACATGTATCCGCTCCTGCCGCTCTGTGCGCTCTCGATCGGCGGCCTGTTCGGACGAGTAGTCGAGCTCGTGCGGGGCGTCGACGCGGCCCCAACGGTGCGTTACGCATTGCTCGCGCTCGTGGCGCTCGTCGGCGCGGTGGCGCTCGGAGGCCGGACATCGGTTGCCGCCTACTACGACTATAACGCCGCCGCGTATCGCAACGCGCTGGCGCTCAACGAAGCGTTGCCGCGCGATGCGCTCGTCGTCATCGGCCACTACGGGCCGGACGTACAATACTATCTCAATCGCTTCGGTTGGGAAGAGGATCCGATCGTGTGGACGCCGTTCGACGAAGAGAGCGCGATCCGCAAGGGTGCGCGCTACTTCGTTTCGATCGAAGACCGGCGCCTGCGCCGCAATCTCGAGCTTTGCGCCTGGCTAGCGCGCTTCCCGGTCGTCGAGTACGGCGGCTGGCGCGTCTATCAGACTTCGCCGGATCGCCTCGTTCCCAACGCAGAGGCGTTCTGGAGAGCCTTCCGCACGGCCGAACGCGCGGGCCACGGCCGCGCCTTCCTCACCGCCCACAACGTCTGCACCATCCCCAGCACCTAA
- a CDS encoding GtrA family protein, with translation MRQFVKFGIVGASGTLVNFVIAHVLEKTTALSWFADFAIGFMVGGVSNYIFNRIWTFGSRRNPFVEGLQFLTVSAIALIFGRIVFALAEHFNIRHFTTTWLVATLAGMFVNFFINKYWTFRHLN, from the coding sequence GTGCGCCAGTTCGTCAAGTTCGGCATCGTCGGCGCATCCGGGACGCTCGTCAACTTCGTCATCGCTCACGTGCTGGAAAAGACGACCGCGTTGTCGTGGTTCGCCGACTTCGCCATCGGCTTCATGGTCGGCGGCGTTTCGAACTATATCTTCAACCGGATCTGGACGTTCGGCTCGCGCCGCAATCCGTTCGTCGAAGGGCTGCAGTTCCTCACCGTCTCGGCGATCGCCCTGATCTTCGGCCGGATCGTCTTTGCATTGGCCGAGCACTTCAACATTCGTCACTTCACGACGACCTGGCTCGTCGCGACGCTCGCCGGCATGTTCGTCAACTTCTTCATCAACAAATACTGGACGTTCCGGCACCTGAATTGA